A genome region from Baekduia alba includes the following:
- a CDS encoding ATP-binding protein has protein sequence MLDPDFDCPNGCDANGFLFDETTRSAYACTCREERLRRQVHADMEDNVGRYAPSRFQNLDFSELPLSGIAERHTAAASVVRRFGDRIDDNIRKGQGLWLLGNKGTGKTTLAYYVAQQARAGGFSVLTRNTTDLLNEIRDSYKVDAQPTTREIINAVTHVDLLHLEDVAVPRPNDWVLEQLYTIVNRRYEYNKAIVFTSDFPFGEHVNPAKLGEHIGERTYSRLMQMVGDPIPMTGADYRMQVGA, from the coding sequence ATGCTCGATCCTGATTTCGACTGCCCCAACGGCTGCGACGCCAACGGCTTCCTCTTCGACGAGACGACGCGCTCGGCCTACGCGTGCACGTGCCGCGAGGAGCGGCTGCGCCGCCAGGTGCACGCCGACATGGAGGACAACGTCGGCCGCTACGCGCCCTCGCGCTTCCAGAACCTCGACTTCTCCGAGCTGCCGCTGAGCGGGATCGCGGAGCGCCACACGGCGGCGGCATCCGTCGTCCGGCGCTTCGGCGACCGCATCGACGACAACATCCGCAAGGGCCAGGGCCTCTGGCTGCTGGGCAACAAGGGGACGGGCAAGACGACGCTCGCCTACTACGTCGCGCAGCAGGCGCGGGCCGGCGGCTTCTCGGTCCTGACCCGCAACACCACCGACCTGCTCAACGAGATCCGCGACAGCTACAAGGTCGACGCGCAGCCGACGACCCGCGAGATCATCAACGCGGTCACCCACGTCGACCTCCTGCACCTGGAGGACGTCGCGGTGCCGCGGCCCAACGACTGGGTCCTGGAGCAGCTCTACACGATCGTCAACCGCCGGTACGAGTACAACAAGGCGATCGTCTTCACGAGCGACTTCCCGTTCGGCGAGCACGTCAACCCGGCGAAGCTCGGCGAGCACATCGGCGAGCGCACGTACTCGCGCCTGATGCAGATGGTCGGCGACCCGATCCCGATGACGGGGGCCGACTACCGCATGCAGGTCGGCGCCTAG
- a CDS encoding TetR/AcrR family transcriptional regulator, whose product MSPDADAPTTDHRRATAERNVERILDAAAALLARGAAASTTAVATEAGVSRPTVYAHFPTREALVEAVAERAIHRAAAALADAHLDEGSPLDALDRLVDVAWDHLDRGGAIARAVSDQLTTGARARAHTALRGPIGELLARGQATGAFRTDLPTPWLISSYFALMHACGEEVRAGTLDAADAVSVLRPTLRAVFTG is encoded by the coding sequence GTGAGCCCGGACGCCGACGCGCCGACCACCGACCATCGCCGCGCGACCGCCGAGCGCAACGTCGAGCGGATCCTCGACGCCGCGGCGGCGCTGCTCGCGCGCGGGGCGGCGGCGAGCACGACGGCGGTGGCGACCGAGGCCGGCGTCTCGCGCCCGACGGTCTACGCGCACTTCCCGACGCGCGAGGCGCTGGTCGAGGCGGTCGCCGAGCGGGCGATCCACCGCGCGGCCGCCGCGCTCGCCGACGCGCACCTCGACGAGGGCTCGCCGCTGGACGCGCTCGACCGCCTCGTCGATGTCGCCTGGGACCACCTCGACCGCGGCGGCGCGATCGCCCGCGCGGTGAGCGACCAGCTGACCACCGGCGCGCGGGCCCGCGCCCACACGGCGCTGCGCGGGCCGATCGGCGAGCTGCTCGCGCGCGGCCAGGCCACCGGCGCCTTCCGCACCGACCTCCCGACGCCCTGGCTGATCTCCAGCTACTTCGCGCTCATGCACGCCTGCGGCGAGGAGGTCCGCGCCGGCACGCTCGACGCCGCCGACGCGGTGTCCGTCCTGCGCCCGACGCTCCGCGCGGTCTTCACCGGCTAG
- a CDS encoding TetR/AcrR family transcriptional regulator: MSEAAASPRRRDAAATRDALLVAARELFDAHGFRGTTVRMIGERAGVDQALIARYFGGKSELYRAVLADAGAQPEVGADDAPVPKRRTPREVVDLLLERVDEHGVGPVLRALTAPDVDAETRERLTERLRARVIVPLTRSLKESGATAPKLRAELIVAMLIGVMTTRANGSLPSVSAADRDELAELLERMLGG; encoded by the coding sequence GTGAGCGAGGCTGCGGCATCTCCGCGCCGGCGCGACGCGGCGGCGACGCGCGACGCGCTGCTGGTCGCCGCGCGCGAGCTGTTCGACGCGCACGGGTTCCGCGGCACGACGGTCCGGATGATCGGCGAGCGCGCCGGCGTCGACCAGGCGCTCATCGCGCGCTACTTCGGCGGCAAGTCCGAGCTCTACCGCGCCGTCCTGGCCGACGCGGGCGCCCAGCCCGAGGTCGGGGCCGACGACGCGCCGGTGCCCAAGCGCCGCACCCCGCGGGAGGTCGTCGACCTGCTGCTGGAGCGCGTCGACGAGCACGGCGTCGGCCCGGTGCTCCGCGCGCTGACCGCGCCCGACGTCGACGCCGAGACGCGCGAGCGGCTGACCGAGCGGCTGCGCGCACGCGTGATCGTCCCGCTCACCCGGTCGCTGAAGGAGTCCGGCGCGACCGCGCCGAAGCTGCGCGCCGAGCTGATCGTCGCGATGCTCATCGGCGTGATGACGACCCGCGCGAACGGCTCGCTGCCCAGCGTCTCCGCCGCGGACCGCGACGAGCTCGCCGAGTTGCTGGAGCGGATGCTCGGTGGCTAG
- a CDS encoding ATP-dependent DNA ligase, producing MLFAALAATSLAVGDTRSRKRKAELLGEALRGLDAGEVEPGVAFLSGELRQRRTGVGWKALADLPAPAAEATLQVGDVDLALERIAELSGPGSQAGRRAAVVELFARATEPEQAFLASLVGGELRQGALAGVMADAVAVATGIPRAAVDRATMLRGDARVVAEAALREGEQGLAQFALEVGRPIGPMLASPSGSLEEAMAKLGRAAVDWKLDGARIQVHRDGDDVVIASRSLDDLTARLPEVVAAARALPGERLVLDGEAISFRADGRPEPFQVTSSRIASGAPGVVPVFFDILHLGGEDLLDAPLARRAEALEAAVPDAALRVPRVVTDDVEVARAHFEAALAAGHEGVVAKDLEAPYAAGRRGAGWLKVKPRHTLDLVVLAAEWGHGRRRGWLSNLHLGARAADGDGFVMLGKTFKGLTDELLAWQTEQLKGLAVEERGITVYVKPELVVEIAFDGVQTSPRYPGGVALRFARVLRYRDDKPASEADDLDAVLALQR from the coding sequence GTGCTCTTCGCCGCCCTCGCCGCCACGTCGCTCGCCGTCGGGGACACGCGCTCGCGCAAGCGCAAGGCCGAGCTGCTCGGCGAGGCGCTGCGCGGGCTGGACGCCGGCGAGGTCGAGCCGGGCGTCGCGTTCCTGAGCGGCGAGTTGCGCCAGCGGCGCACCGGCGTCGGGTGGAAGGCGCTGGCCGACCTCCCGGCGCCGGCGGCCGAGGCGACGCTGCAGGTCGGCGACGTCGACCTCGCGCTGGAGCGGATCGCCGAGCTGAGCGGGCCGGGGTCGCAGGCGGGGCGGCGCGCGGCGGTGGTCGAGCTGTTCGCCCGCGCGACCGAGCCCGAGCAGGCGTTCCTGGCGTCGCTGGTCGGCGGCGAGCTGCGTCAGGGCGCGCTGGCCGGGGTGATGGCCGACGCGGTGGCGGTCGCGACCGGGATCCCGCGCGCGGCCGTCGACCGCGCGACGATGCTGCGCGGCGACGCCCGCGTCGTGGCCGAGGCGGCGCTGCGCGAGGGCGAGCAGGGCCTGGCGCAGTTCGCGCTGGAGGTCGGTCGGCCGATCGGGCCGATGCTCGCGTCGCCGTCGGGGTCGCTGGAGGAGGCGATGGCCAAGCTCGGCCGCGCCGCCGTGGACTGGAAGCTCGACGGCGCGCGCATCCAGGTGCACCGCGACGGCGACGACGTCGTGATCGCCAGCCGGTCGCTGGACGACCTCACCGCGCGCCTGCCGGAGGTCGTGGCCGCCGCGCGCGCGCTGCCCGGCGAGCGCCTCGTGCTCGACGGCGAGGCGATCAGCTTCCGCGCGGACGGCCGGCCCGAGCCCTTCCAGGTGACGTCGTCGCGGATCGCGTCCGGCGCGCCCGGCGTCGTGCCGGTGTTCTTCGACATCCTGCACCTCGGCGGCGAGGATCTGCTCGACGCGCCGCTGGCCCGGCGCGCCGAGGCGCTGGAGGCCGCGGTCCCCGACGCGGCGCTGCGCGTCCCGCGCGTGGTGACCGACGACGTCGAGGTGGCGCGCGCGCACTTCGAGGCCGCGCTGGCGGCCGGGCACGAGGGCGTCGTGGCCAAGGACCTCGAGGCGCCGTACGCCGCGGGGCGCCGCGGCGCGGGCTGGTTGAAGGTCAAGCCGCGCCACACGCTGGACCTGGTCGTGCTGGCGGCCGAGTGGGGCCACGGCCGACGCCGCGGCTGGCTGAGCAACCTGCACCTGGGCGCGCGGGCGGCCGACGGCGACGGCTTCGTCATGCTCGGCAAGACGTTCAAAGGGCTGACCGACGAGCTGCTGGCCTGGCAGACCGAGCAGCTGAAGGGCCTGGCGGTCGAGGAGCGTGGGATCACGGTGTACGTGAAGCCCGAGCTGGTCGTCGAGATCGCCTTCGACGGCGTCCAGACCTCGCCGCGCTACCCGGGCGGCGTCGCGCTGCGCTTCGCCCGCGTGCTGCGCTACCGCGACGACAAGCCGGCGAGCGAGGCGGACGACCTCGACGCCGTCCTGGCGCTCCAGCGCTAG
- a CDS encoding SRPBCC family protein, producing the protein MQTIQTSRAETRTLAIPAPPAAVLRVVADPLRLPEWAPKFAQAVTPDGDLWRIDTGAGDLVVEVRTHPEAGTVDLLRPGGDTTIGARLRAIASGDGTELLFTILFPSGVDEPAVAAQMAVVEEELETVSRLAQAG; encoded by the coding sequence ATGCAGACGATTCAGACCTCCCGCGCCGAGACGCGCACGCTCGCGATCCCCGCACCGCCCGCGGCGGTGCTCCGCGTCGTCGCCGACCCGCTCCGCCTCCCCGAATGGGCGCCGAAGTTCGCCCAGGCCGTCACCCCTGACGGCGACCTGTGGCGCATCGACACCGGCGCCGGCGACCTGGTCGTCGAGGTCCGCACGCACCCCGAGGCCGGGACGGTCGACCTCCTGCGGCCCGGCGGCGACACGACGATCGGCGCCCGGCTGCGCGCGATCGCCAGCGGCGACGGCACCGAGCTCCTGTTCACGATCCTGTTCCCCAGCGGGGTCGACGAGCCGGCGGTGGCCGCGCAGATGGCGGTCGTCGAGGAGGAGCTGGAGACGGTGAGCCGACTCGCCCAGGCGGGCTGA
- a CDS encoding VOC family protein: MFDHVTLRVADRARSEPFFTEVLETLGVDQTYSTNAFAEWRDFSLAEADAAHPATKNIHIGFLAPTREQVDAFWAVGRASGGVDDGAPGPRPQYVADYYGAFLRDPDGNSVEAVHHARQGREAVIDHVWIRVADVAAAAAFYRTIAPAAGLELRHESSERATFGCGAESFSLVPGAALTENAHIAFKGDEDAVRRFHADATAAGYRSNGQPGERPQYHPGYYAAYVTDPDGHNIEVVDHHTG; the protein is encoded by the coding sequence GTGTTCGACCACGTCACGCTCCGCGTCGCCGACCGCGCCCGGTCCGAGCCGTTCTTCACCGAGGTCCTCGAGACGCTCGGCGTCGATCAGACCTACAGCACGAACGCGTTCGCCGAGTGGCGCGACTTCTCGCTGGCCGAGGCCGACGCGGCCCACCCCGCGACCAAGAACATCCACATCGGGTTCCTCGCGCCCACGCGCGAGCAGGTCGACGCGTTCTGGGCGGTCGGCCGCGCCAGCGGCGGCGTCGACGACGGCGCGCCCGGCCCGCGGCCGCAGTACGTCGCGGACTACTACGGAGCGTTCCTGCGCGACCCGGACGGCAACAGCGTCGAAGCCGTCCACCACGCCCGGCAGGGCCGTGAAGCGGTCATCGACCACGTGTGGATCCGCGTCGCCGACGTCGCCGCGGCGGCCGCGTTCTACAGGACGATCGCGCCGGCGGCGGGCCTGGAGCTGCGTCACGAGTCGAGCGAGCGCGCGACGTTCGGCTGCGGCGCCGAGTCGTTCAGCCTCGTGCCCGGCGCCGCCCTGACCGAGAACGCGCACATCGCGTTCAAGGGCGACGAGGACGCGGTGCGGCGCTTCCACGCCGACGCGACCGCGGCCGGCTACCGCTCCAACGGCCAACCGGGCGAGCGCCCGCAGTACCACCCCGGCTACTACGCCGCCTACGTCACCGATCCCGACGGCCACAACATCGAAGTCGTCGACCACCACACCGGCTGA
- a CDS encoding carboxylate-amine ligase translates to MAAPPLTAEQDALRAAFAHDHPLTVGIEEELMLLHPETLDLEPRALDVLALRPDDVRFKRELPAAQLEIALPPADTVGELAPLLRDARLELARAAAGIGVLAGAGIHPFARAEGTLNAGARYDAIAREFASVARRQLVYGLHVHVAVDDPDIALSVYNALREDLPALAALGAGSPFYEGRDSGLASARPMVCDLLPRQGVPPAFASWAELADAFAWGRSTGAFPDASQWWWEARLHPLHGTVEIRVPDTQATVADTIAIATVAHALVAELAARAQAGEELGAAPSWRIAENRWSACRHGVAGRWHDARSGRSEPMGDHLHALLDRLAPTARELGCAEALESARDLVEQPRAERVRAVAADAGAPAVAAWLVSEFLG, encoded by the coding sequence GTGGCCGCACCGCCCCTCACCGCCGAGCAGGACGCGCTGCGCGCCGCGTTCGCCCACGACCACCCGCTGACCGTCGGCATCGAGGAGGAGCTGATGCTCCTTCATCCGGAGACACTCGACCTCGAGCCGCGCGCCCTCGACGTCCTCGCGCTCCGGCCCGACGACGTGCGCTTCAAGCGCGAGCTGCCCGCCGCCCAGCTGGAGATCGCGCTGCCGCCCGCCGACACGGTCGGCGAGCTGGCGCCGCTGCTGCGCGACGCGCGGCTCGAGCTGGCGCGGGCCGCCGCCGGCATCGGCGTCCTGGCCGGGGCCGGCATCCACCCGTTCGCCCGCGCGGAGGGCACGTTGAACGCGGGCGCGCGCTACGACGCGATCGCGCGCGAGTTCGCCTCGGTCGCCCGCCGCCAGCTCGTCTACGGCCTGCACGTGCACGTCGCGGTCGACGACCCGGACATCGCGTTGTCGGTGTACAACGCGCTCCGCGAGGACCTGCCCGCGCTCGCCGCGCTCGGCGCCGGCTCGCCGTTCTACGAGGGCCGCGACTCCGGCCTGGCGTCGGCGCGCCCGATGGTCTGCGACCTGCTGCCGCGCCAGGGCGTGCCGCCGGCCTTCGCGTCCTGGGCCGAGCTGGCCGACGCCTTCGCCTGGGGCCGCTCGACCGGCGCGTTCCCGGACGCCTCGCAGTGGTGGTGGGAGGCGCGGCTGCACCCGCTGCACGGCACGGTCGAGATCCGCGTGCCCGACACGCAGGCGACGGTCGCCGACACGATCGCGATCGCCACCGTCGCCCACGCCTTGGTCGCCGAGCTCGCCGCGCGCGCCCAGGCCGGCGAGGAGCTGGGCGCTGCCCCGAGCTGGCGGATCGCCGAGAACCGCTGGTCGGCCTGCCGCCATGGGGTCGCCGGGCGCTGGCACGACGCGCGGTCGGGGCGCTCGGAGCCGATGGGCGACCACCTCCACGCGCTGCTCGACCGGCTCGCGCCGACCGCGCGCGAGCTCGGCTGCGCGGAGGCGCTGGAGAGCGCGCGCGACCTCGTCGAGCAGCCCCGCGCGGAGCGCGTGCGCGCCGTCGCCGCCGACGCTGGCGCGCCGGCGGTGGCCGCATGGCTCGTGAGCGAGTTCCTCGGGTAA
- a CDS encoding iron-containing redox enzyme family protein, with product MPRLPSPRGPLSEALVAALASAPGSADLAELAVTPADPLADDDLHLALYVLYELHYRGFAGVDDRWEWDVHALALRARLEAAFENGLHAALGGWTPPAADASTMDLALRAIIDADDGPSLARHLETRGTLDQLRELLIHRSAYQLKEADPHSWAIPRLSGPPKAALVEIQVDEYGGGDPARMHAQLFADTLGALGLDDTYGAYLDVLPGVTLATVNLMSFFGLHRRLRGALVGHLALFEMTSSIPNRRYATALRRLGVDDPRAGAFFDEHVTADAVHENIAATDLAGGLVRQDPALLRDVLFGARALVEVEARWAEHLLGAWAAGATSLVREPAGAPA from the coding sequence ATGCCCCGCCTCCCTTCCCCACGTGGCCCGCTCTCCGAGGCGCTCGTCGCGGCGCTGGCGAGCGCGCCCGGCAGCGCCGACCTCGCCGAGCTGGCCGTCACGCCCGCCGACCCGCTGGCCGACGACGACCTGCACCTCGCGTTGTACGTGTTGTACGAGCTGCACTACCGCGGCTTCGCGGGCGTCGACGACCGCTGGGAGTGGGATGTTCATGCCCTTGCCCTGCGCGCGCGCCTGGAGGCGGCCTTCGAGAACGGCCTGCACGCGGCGCTCGGCGGTTGGACGCCGCCGGCCGCCGACGCCTCCACGATGGACCTGGCGCTGCGCGCGATCATCGACGCCGACGACGGCCCGTCGCTCGCGCGCCACCTCGAGACGCGCGGCACGCTCGACCAGCTGCGCGAGCTCCTGATCCACCGCTCGGCCTACCAGCTCAAGGAGGCCGACCCGCACTCGTGGGCGATCCCGCGGCTCAGCGGGCCGCCGAAGGCCGCGCTGGTGGAGATCCAGGTCGACGAGTACGGCGGCGGCGACCCGGCGCGCATGCACGCGCAGCTGTTCGCCGACACCCTCGGCGCGCTCGGGTTGGACGACACCTACGGCGCCTACCTGGACGTGCTCCCCGGCGTGACGCTCGCCACGGTCAACCTGATGTCGTTCTTCGGCCTGCACCGGCGGCTGCGCGGCGCGCTCGTCGGGCACCTCGCGCTGTTCGAGATGACGTCCTCGATCCCGAACCGCCGCTACGCGACCGCGCTGCGCCGCCTCGGCGTCGACGATCCGCGCGCCGGCGCGTTCTTCGACGAGCACGTGACCGCCGACGCCGTCCACGAGAACATCGCGGCGACCGATCTCGCGGGCGGGCTGGTCCGCCAGGACCCCGCGCTGCTGCGCGACGTGCTCTTCGGCGCGCGGGCGCTGGTCGAGGTCGAGGCGCGCTGGGCCGAGCACCTGCTCGGCGCCTGGGCGGCCGGTGCGACGTCGCTGGTGCGCGAGCCGGCGGGGGCGCCCGCATGA
- a CDS encoding CDGSH iron-sulfur domain-containing protein, with translation MTGARITPYRDGPLLVRGPFTLTDQDGNDIAVHQQTIALCRCGRSARKPFCDGTHKATGWRADSGAQER, from the coding sequence ATGACCGGCGCGCGCATCACGCCCTACCGCGACGGCCCGCTGCTCGTCCGCGGCCCGTTCACGCTGACCGACCAGGACGGCAACGACATCGCCGTGCACCAGCAGACGATCGCGCTGTGCCGCTGCGGCCGCAGCGCGCGCAAGCCGTTCTGCGACGGCACGCACAAGGCGACCGGCTGGCGCGCCGACAGCGGCGCGCAGGAGCGCTAG
- a CDS encoding Ku protein, with product MPRSIWNGTIAFGVVAVPIKLYSAVAPKTVHFHEVHLEDGARIEHRTFCSKEDKEVPRDDVVKGFEVRSGRYVVVDKEEIDAAGGTRARIIDVDRFVALDAIDPVFFDKSYFVGPQDDGVDAYKLLQAALKQSERAAIGRFTFHNREYLIALRAYDTVMALHTMRFADELVAPKDLDVPRAARKPDKREIAMAGKLIESLHAAFRPGRIHDEHRETILAAIRKKAKSGKDIEPPDEDVDTDASDDLSAALEASLA from the coding sequence ATGCCCCGATCGATCTGGAACGGCACGATCGCCTTCGGCGTCGTCGCCGTCCCCATCAAGCTCTACTCCGCGGTCGCGCCCAAGACCGTCCACTTCCACGAGGTCCACCTCGAGGACGGCGCGCGCATCGAGCACCGGACGTTCTGCAGCAAGGAGGACAAGGAGGTCCCGCGCGACGACGTCGTCAAGGGCTTCGAGGTCCGCTCCGGCCGCTACGTCGTGGTCGACAAGGAGGAGATCGACGCCGCCGGCGGCACCCGCGCGCGCATCATCGACGTCGACCGCTTCGTCGCGCTGGACGCCATCGACCCGGTGTTCTTCGACAAGTCCTACTTCGTCGGCCCGCAGGATGATGGGGTCGACGCCTACAAGCTGCTCCAGGCCGCGCTCAAGCAGTCCGAGCGCGCGGCGATCGGGCGCTTCACGTTCCACAACCGCGAGTACCTGATCGCGCTGCGCGCCTACGACACCGTCATGGCGCTGCACACGATGCGCTTCGCCGACGAGCTCGTCGCGCCGAAGGACCTCGACGTCCCGCGCGCCGCGCGCAAGCCCGACAAGCGCGAGATCGCGATGGCGGGCAAGCTGATCGAGTCGCTGCACGCCGCGTTCCGGCCCGGCCGGATCCACGACGAGCACCGCGAGACCATCCTCGCGGCGATCAGGAAGAAGGCCAAGTCCGGCAAGGACATCGAGCCGCCCGACGAGGACGTCGACACCGATGCGTCCGACGACCTCAGCGCCGCCCTGGAAGCGAGCCTCGCCTGA
- a CDS encoding Ku protein — translation MPRSLWTGSLSFGLVNVPVGLYSAARDQDLHFRQLHEKDGARIETRRFCSKEDEEVAYEDIGHGYELDSGRQVVLTDAELEAVAPRRTRTIEIESFVAAEEIDPILYDHPYWLVATGDSEGPKRAYRLLVEAMADSDQVALGRFVLRTKEYLVAVRVRDGLLALTTMAFADEIRPTTGIAPGGRKPGKKAVDQAVRLIEALSDDFDPNAYKDEYRARLRNVIKAKEKGGTIDAPEPDDEPAPAPDLMEALRKSLAEMKG, via the coding sequence ATGCCGCGCTCGCTCTGGACGGGCTCGCTGAGCTTCGGGCTGGTCAACGTCCCGGTCGGGCTCTACAGCGCCGCGCGCGACCAGGATCTCCACTTCCGCCAGCTGCACGAGAAGGACGGCGCGCGGATCGAGACGCGGCGGTTCTGCAGCAAGGAGGACGAGGAGGTCGCCTACGAGGACATCGGCCACGGCTACGAGCTGGACTCCGGCAGGCAGGTCGTGCTCACCGACGCCGAGCTCGAGGCCGTCGCGCCGCGCCGGACGCGGACGATCGAGATCGAGTCGTTCGTCGCCGCCGAGGAGATCGACCCGATCCTCTACGACCACCCCTACTGGCTCGTGGCGACCGGCGACTCCGAGGGTCCCAAGCGCGCCTACCGGCTGCTGGTGGAGGCGATGGCCGACTCCGACCAGGTCGCGCTCGGCCGCTTCGTCCTGCGCACGAAGGAGTACCTCGTCGCCGTCCGCGTCCGCGACGGCCTGCTCGCGCTGACCACCATGGCGTTCGCCGACGAGATCCGCCCGACCACCGGCATCGCGCCCGGTGGGCGCAAGCCCGGCAAGAAGGCCGTCGACCAGGCGGTCAGGCTCATCGAGGCGCTGAGCGACGACTTCGACCCCAACGCCTACAAGGACGAGTACCGCGCGCGGCTGCGCAACGTCATCAAGGCCAAGGAGAAGGGCGGCACGATCGACGCCCCCGAGCCCGACGACGAGCCGGCGCCCGCGCCCGACCTCATGGAGGCCCTGCGCAAGTCGCTGGCCGAGATGAAGGGCTGA
- a CDS encoding VIT1/CCC1 transporter family protein: MHLSYRAGWLRAAVLGANDGIVSTASLILGVAASGAGRSAVVTAGIAGLVAGALSMAAGEYVSVSSQRDAEQADLRLEERELRADPPGELRELAGIYERRGLEPALAADVARALSRHGALEAHARDELGLDEDRLARPLQAAWTSALSFSTGAALPLLAVALAPGSARGAATVAVTLVALAVLGDAGARLGGAPRLRATARVVVWGAIAMAITAAIGALVGAAV; encoded by the coding sequence ATGCACCTCAGCTACCGCGCCGGCTGGCTGCGGGCGGCGGTCCTGGGCGCCAACGACGGGATCGTCTCGACCGCGAGCCTGATCCTCGGCGTGGCGGCGTCCGGCGCCGGGCGGTCGGCGGTGGTGACCGCGGGCATCGCGGGGCTCGTCGCCGGCGCGCTGTCGATGGCGGCCGGCGAGTACGTCTCGGTCAGCTCGCAGCGCGACGCCGAGCAGGCCGACCTGCGCCTCGAGGAGCGCGAGCTGCGCGCCGACCCGCCGGGCGAGCTGCGCGAGCTCGCCGGCATCTACGAGCGCCGCGGCCTGGAGCCGGCGCTGGCCGCCGACGTCGCGCGGGCGCTGTCGCGCCATGGCGCGCTCGAGGCGCACGCGCGCGACGAGCTCGGCCTCGACGAGGACCGCCTCGCGCGGCCGCTGCAGGCGGCGTGGACGTCGGCGCTGTCGTTCTCGACGGGCGCGGCGCTGCCGCTGCTGGCCGTCGCGCTGGCGCCCGGGTCGGCGCGCGGCGCCGCGACCGTCGCGGTGACGCTCGTGGCGCTCGCCGTGCTCGGCGACGCCGGGGCACGGCTCGGCGGCGCGCCGCGGCTGCGGGCCACGGCGCGCGTCGTGGTGTGGGGCGCGATCGCGATGGCCATCACCGCGGCGATCGGCGCGCTGGTCGGCGCCGCGGTCTGA